A DNA window from Litorivicinus lipolyticus contains the following coding sequences:
- a CDS encoding translation initiation factor: MARDRTLVFSTETGRIAETPDADPDAILGDGKVRVRLEKKGRGGKSVTTVTGLAMNADDIKSLGKALKKSVGVGGAVKDGIIEIQGDQVVKVLAALEAKGLNPKRSGG; encoded by the coding sequence ATGGCACGCGATCGAACACTGGTATTTTCAACCGAAACCGGACGGATTGCAGAGACACCTGACGCCGACCCCGACGCGATCTTGGGCGACGGCAAAGTCCGGGTAAGACTGGAAAAAAAAGGCCGCGGCGGTAAGTCAGTGACCACCGTTACGGGGCTTGCGATGAATGCAGATGACATCAAAAGTCTAGGCAAGGCACTCAAAAAGTCAGTCGGCGTAGGTGGCGCCGTAAAAGACGGGATTATTGAGATACAAGGTGATCAGGTCGTCAAAGTCTTGGCTGCGCTCGAGGCCAAGGGTTTGAACCCCAAGCGCAGTGGTGGCTAG
- the folP gene encoding dihydropteroate synthase, producing the protein MTEIMAVMNLTPDSFSDGGQIDLTQDAVLARAIACVAEGATWLDLGGESTRPGAESVSEAEEQARVLPALEWIKARVDVKVSLDTSTPSVMQAGLALGADMINDVRALTRPGALEVCAQSEVPLVLMHMQGTPLNMQAAPEYQDVVGEVMAFLQARVAACADAGIGKERLVLDPGFGFGKSLEHNRSLFASIDAFQRAGFDTLIGVSRKRMIGDITGQPVEGRAVGSAVAAALAAKAGARWVRVHDVAATRDAIAVMNSLG; encoded by the coding sequence ATGACCGAGATCATGGCAGTGATGAACTTGACCCCGGATTCGTTTTCGGACGGTGGTCAAATCGACTTGACTCAAGATGCGGTCTTGGCCCGCGCGATCGCCTGTGTTGCCGAGGGGGCGACGTGGCTGGATTTGGGCGGTGAAAGCACGCGTCCCGGTGCCGAAAGTGTATCCGAAGCTGAGGAGCAGGCCCGCGTATTGCCGGCGCTGGAGTGGATTAAGGCGCGTGTGGATGTCAAGGTTAGTCTGGATACCTCAACCCCCAGTGTGATGCAGGCGGGGCTGGCTTTGGGTGCGGACATGATCAACGATGTCCGTGCGTTGACCCGCCCCGGTGCGCTCGAGGTGTGCGCCCAGTCCGAGGTGCCTTTGGTCCTAATGCATATGCAAGGCACACCGTTGAACATGCAGGCTGCACCGGAGTATCAAGATGTCGTTGGTGAGGTCATGGCGTTTTTGCAGGCCCGGGTTGCGGCGTGCGCGGACGCGGGCATTGGCAAAGAGCGTTTGGTGTTGGACCCCGGTTTTGGCTTTGGTAAGTCGCTTGAGCATAATCGCTCTTTGTTCGCGAGCATTGATGCGTTTCAGCGGGCCGGCTTCGACACCCTTATCGGGGTGTCGCGCAAGCGCATGATTGGTGACATCACCGGTCAACCGGTTGAAGGCCGGGCTGTCGGTTCGGCGGTGGCGGCTGCATTGGCAGCAAAGGCTGGGGCGCGCTGGGTGCGAGTGCATGATGTCGCCGCGACGCGCGATGCAATCGCGGTAATGAACTCCCTAGGATAG
- the rlmE gene encoding 23S rRNA (uridine(2552)-2'-O)-methyltransferase RlmE has product MARSKSSSRWIREHEDDEYVKKARAAGYRSRAAFKLIEIQERDRLIKPNQTVVDLGAAPGGWSQMARQWIGRNGILVASDILEMDAMADVDFVQGDFTEAACLDELLGVLDGREVDVVISDMAPNMSGNTNVDMPRAMVLCELALEFARTQLRPGGTFLIKVFQGEGFETFLKECRASFAVVKSRKPKASRPRSRELYLLGTDFRG; this is encoded by the coding sequence ATGGCCCGTTCAAAATCAAGTTCACGTTGGATTCGCGAGCACGAAGACGATGAGTATGTAAAAAAAGCCCGCGCCGCGGGGTATCGCTCGCGGGCGGCGTTCAAACTGATCGAGATTCAAGAGCGCGATCGTTTGATCAAACCCAACCAGACCGTGGTTGATTTAGGCGCAGCACCGGGCGGCTGGAGCCAAATGGCGCGCCAGTGGATCGGCCGTAACGGCATCTTGGTCGCCAGTGATATCCTTGAAATGGATGCCATGGCGGACGTGGATTTTGTTCAGGGCGACTTTACCGAAGCGGCTTGTCTGGACGAACTGCTGGGGGTGTTGGACGGTCGAGAAGTGGACGTTGTAATTAGCGATATGGCCCCCAATATGTCAGGTAACACCAATGTAGATATGCCGCGTGCGATGGTGTTGTGCGAATTGGCGCTGGAGTTCGCGCGCACTCAGTTGCGGCCGGGCGGAACCTTCTTAATCAAGGTGTTTCAGGGCGAAGGTTTTGAAACGTTTTTGAAGGAATGCAGAGCATCATTTGCGGTCGTCAAAAGTCGCAAGCCAAAGGCGTCACGACCGCGCTCACGTGAGCTGTACTTGCTAGGCACAGATTTTCGCGGGTAA
- the recN gene encoding DNA repair protein RecN, whose translation MLNRLHIQDLAIVRSQAIEYEPGLTVLTGETGAGKSLLLDGLGLIMGQRADSSLVNSQSKRAEVIAEFDLQRLANAHQWLCAHDLDDADDPYALSVRRSVTQDGRSKAYINNRPVTLQDLRALSEHLISLQGQHAAYALLQPERQRTLVDQYGHHRELKGAVRTAWQQHQTNQLALKTLLGTLADADAQRALLEYQVEELDKLAPESGEWARLEVNLTLLGSADERTATYQSTQFELSEGENSPLAITQRLAKRLASFGSGDTHAAGAHSLLSEAAINLEEALRELDSACDNIESDPEALRRTETRIAEWMELSRKHRVEPATLDQLHGQLQHKLSQMSADRSRLPDIENAVVASEQALKMACAALTDARIASAETLMATVNAQLKELELKDAVLAYELTPKKPSAEGAEDIHFTLTANSGQKAQALSKVASGGELSRIALAIQVCVASQLETPTLIFDEVDVGIGGRTAAKVGELLRKLAVTAQVFVVTHQPQVAAAGQTHLHVSKHKDDQGMRSHVQTLTPPQRVDEIARMLGGLDVTKATKTTAQELLMGA comes from the coding sequence ATGCTCAACCGACTGCACATCCAAGACCTGGCCATCGTCCGCTCGCAAGCAATCGAGTACGAGCCTGGACTGACGGTATTGACCGGCGAAACCGGCGCCGGTAAATCGCTGCTATTGGACGGGCTCGGACTCATCATGGGGCAACGGGCGGACTCTAGCCTGGTCAACAGCCAATCCAAGCGCGCCGAAGTGATCGCCGAATTTGACCTCCAGCGCCTTGCCAACGCACACCAGTGGTTGTGCGCACATGACCTCGATGACGCCGACGACCCCTATGCCCTCAGCGTTCGCCGTTCAGTGACCCAAGACGGACGTTCAAAGGCCTACATCAACAACCGGCCCGTCACGCTACAAGACTTGCGCGCGCTATCCGAGCATCTAATCAGCCTGCAAGGTCAGCACGCCGCCTATGCACTCCTGCAGCCGGAACGCCAACGAACACTGGTTGATCAATACGGCCATCACCGCGAACTCAAAGGCGCCGTGCGCACGGCATGGCAGCAACACCAAACCAACCAGCTAGCACTCAAGACCTTACTCGGGACGCTGGCCGACGCCGATGCCCAGCGCGCATTGCTTGAATACCAGGTCGAAGAGCTGGACAAACTAGCGCCCGAATCGGGCGAGTGGGCGCGTTTGGAAGTAAATCTGACGCTGCTGGGATCGGCCGACGAGCGCACCGCGACCTATCAATCGACCCAATTTGAATTAAGTGAGGGTGAAAATAGTCCGCTTGCGATCACCCAACGCCTGGCCAAACGCCTGGCTTCATTTGGCAGCGGCGACACACACGCCGCCGGCGCCCACAGCCTACTTAGCGAAGCGGCGATCAATCTGGAAGAAGCGCTGCGCGAGTTGGACAGCGCCTGCGACAACATAGAATCGGACCCCGAGGCCTTGCGCCGAACCGAAACTCGCATCGCGGAGTGGATGGAACTCAGTCGCAAGCACCGGGTGGAGCCGGCAACGCTCGATCAATTGCACGGCCAGCTACAACATAAGCTCAGCCAAATGAGTGCGGACCGCAGCCGGCTGCCCGACATCGAAAACGCCGTTGTCGCCAGCGAACAAGCGCTGAAGATGGCGTGTGCCGCGCTAACCGACGCCCGTATTGCCAGCGCCGAAACGCTGATGGCCACCGTTAACGCCCAGCTCAAAGAGCTAGAGCTAAAAGATGCGGTATTGGCGTACGAACTGACGCCGAAAAAACCCAGCGCAGAGGGCGCCGAGGACATTCACTTCACCTTGACCGCCAACAGCGGTCAAAAGGCGCAGGCGCTGTCAAAAGTCGCAAGCGGGGGCGAGTTGTCGCGGATCGCACTGGCAATTCAGGTGTGCGTCGCCTCGCAACTGGAAACGCCGACCTTAATTTTTGACGAAGTCGACGTTGGGATCGGAGGCCGTACGGCCGCCAAAGTCGGCGAACTGTTGCGCAAGCTGGCCGTTACCGCGCAGGTATTCGTGGTTACCCACCAACCGCAGGTCGCGGCCGCCGGCCAAACCCACCTGCATGTCAGCAAGCACAAAGACGATCAGGGCATGCGTTCGCACGTCCAGACACTCACACCCCCCCAGCGCGTCGACGAGATCGCACGCATGCTCGGTGGACTGGATGTGACCAAGGCGACCAAAACGACCGCCCAGGAGTTATTGATGGGGGCCTAG
- the cmoA gene encoding carboxy-S-adenosyl-L-methionine synthase CmoA, which translates to MKDAVYANPFESLGPFAFNDDVASVFPDMIRRSVPGYGQLVGGAGLLAARHALADSNLYDLGTSLGATALSLSRHVRADGTRVIGVDNSSAMIERARGLLIEGRTAQDRPVDLVEGDIRTLPMHRASVSCLNLTLQFLPMGDRDLMIKKIYDATLPGGILLLAEKVTFDDADHAQWVQEVYWDFKRANGYSELEIAQKRTALENVMFPETPGAHESRLRAAGFETTRVWLQTLNFMAWIAIK; encoded by the coding sequence ATGAAAGATGCCGTCTATGCCAACCCTTTTGAGTCGCTAGGACCGTTCGCCTTTAACGACGACGTCGCCAGCGTGTTCCCCGACATGATTCGCCGATCAGTGCCCGGTTATGGGCAACTGGTGGGCGGCGCCGGCTTGCTCGCGGCGCGCCACGCCCTCGCCGACAGCAACCTTTACGACTTGGGTACGTCATTGGGTGCCACGGCCTTAAGCCTGTCGCGCCACGTTCGCGCGGACGGCACCCGAGTCATCGGCGTCGATAACTCCAGCGCCATGATCGAACGCGCCCGCGGGTTGCTGATCGAAGGGCGCACCGCGCAAGACCGCCCGGTTGATCTGGTCGAGGGCGACATACGCACGCTGCCCATGCATCGCGCCAGCGTCAGCTGCCTGAATTTAACCCTGCAATTTCTGCCCATGGGCGACCGCGACCTGATGATCAAAAAGATCTACGACGCGACCCTGCCCGGTGGCATTTTGCTGCTGGCCGAAAAAGTCACCTTTGACGACGCCGACCACGCCCAGTGGGTCCAGGAAGTCTATTGGGACTTCAAGCGCGCCAACGGCTATTCCGAGCTCGAAATCGCCCAAAAGCGCACGGCACTGGAAAACGTGATGTTTCCCGAGACCCCCGGCGCCCACGAAAGCCGGCTACGCGCGGCCGGCTTCGAAACCACTCGAGTGTGGCTTCAAACGCTCAATTTCATGGCCTGGATCGCGATCAAATGA
- a CDS encoding methyl-accepting chemotaxis protein — protein sequence MKGFLTLAPGVIGAVAGLGISFGLPDIGGFIGVALAAVGGIAGVIWTQQRSQQAIANAVMTWQAGRRDLPEWMAPMVDSLDEQSNATQAAMMQFNQAQSRVSEVENQAQAAQMAVDNICNQLGGASHSMTTLIASLESVSNEARDTLEFAQANRSDSSAQREALKEAVNQVRRISGSTSQALQEIQALDTRSEKIQSVTRVINDIAEQTGLLSLNAAIEAARAGEQGRGFAVVADEVRNLAGRTSHATEEVNAIVEEMAKGTRTVVEQIGRLSSEVEDGSSKIEAIEGSLMTIGERAAKVGERLNGLMQEIQKQVAVVNDTSRTLDALRPKNF from the coding sequence ATGAAAGGCTTTTTGACTCTGGCGCCAGGCGTGATCGGCGCGGTTGCCGGGCTGGGCATTAGCTTTGGCCTGCCGGATATCGGCGGTTTTATTGGCGTCGCGTTGGCCGCGGTCGGTGGCATTGCCGGCGTCATCTGGACCCAGCAACGCAGCCAGCAGGCAATCGCAAACGCCGTCATGACATGGCAGGCTGGGCGTCGCGACCTGCCTGAATGGATGGCCCCGATGGTCGACTCGCTGGACGAGCAGAGCAATGCGACACAAGCGGCAATGATGCAGTTCAACCAAGCACAGTCCCGCGTGTCTGAAGTTGAGAATCAAGCCCAGGCTGCGCAAATGGCGGTCGACAATATCTGCAACCAACTCGGCGGCGCGTCGCACAGCATGACAACCCTGATTGCATCGCTGGAAAGCGTCAGCAACGAAGCCCGGGACACGCTTGAGTTCGCCCAAGCCAACCGCAGCGACTCGTCAGCCCAGCGCGAAGCCTTAAAAGAAGCGGTCAATCAGGTACGTCGTATCAGCGGCTCGACCAGCCAGGCGTTGCAAGAAATTCAGGCGCTAGATACCCGCAGCGAAAAAATTCAGAGCGTGACCCGTGTGATTAACGACATTGCCGAACAGACCGGGCTGTTGTCGCTGAACGCGGCGATCGAGGCGGCCCGCGCCGGCGAGCAAGGCCGTGGCTTTGCGGTGGTGGCGGACGAAGTCCGAAACCTGGCGGGACGCACATCCCACGCGACCGAAGAGGTCAACGCGATCGTCGAGGAAATGGCCAAAGGCACGCGCACCGTGGTCGAGCAGATCGGTCGCTTGTCCAGCGAAGTCGAAGACGGGTCCAGCAAAATTGAAGCCATCGAAGGCAGCTTGATGACCATTGGCGAGCGCGCCGCAAAAGTCGGCGAGCGTCTGAACGGTCTGATGCAGGAGATTCAAAAACAAGTGGCCGTGGTCAATGACACCAGCCGCACCTTGGATGCACTGCGCCCGAAAAACTTCTGA
- a CDS encoding fasciclin domain-containing protein, which produces MKKTLLAASMGLLISASALAGSMKADIVDTASEAGTFKTLLAAADAAGLVETLRSAGPFTVFAPTDEAFAKLPAGTVESLLLPENKDQLAAVLTYHVLPGKVMASQVQDKGMATTVQGDTVDFSIAGEAVMIDAAKIVATDIEASNGIIHVIDSVILPN; this is translated from the coding sequence ATGAAAAAAACACTACTAGCCGCCAGCATGGGTCTGTTGATCAGTGCCTCGGCACTGGCCGGTTCGATGAAGGCCGATATCGTGGATACCGCATCCGAAGCCGGCACCTTTAAAACCTTATTGGCAGCGGCCGATGCGGCGGGCTTGGTCGAGACATTACGAAGCGCAGGGCCTTTTACGGTGTTTGCGCCGACCGATGAGGCCTTTGCAAAATTGCCGGCGGGCACGGTTGAAAGTTTGCTGCTGCCGGAAAATAAAGACCAATTGGCGGCGGTGCTGACGTATCACGTCCTGCCGGGCAAGGTGATGGCCTCACAGGTTCAAGACAAAGGCATGGCGACAACGGTTCAGGGCGACACCGTTGATTTCAGCATCGCCGGCGAGGCGGTGATGATCGATGCCGCAAAAATAGTCGCCACCGACATTGAAGCCAGTAACGGCATTATTCACGTGATCGATTCGGTGATCCTACCGAACTAG
- a CDS encoding YhbY family RNA-binding protein translates to MLTASQRKQFRSIGHQLNPVVMVADKGLSEGVMDELERALSDHELIKVRLRAPRDVRSEWQQGLVDQTKAEIVQSIGQIVLLYRRNPNADPLKSNLHRIS, encoded by the coding sequence ATGCTCACCGCCTCCCAGCGCAAACAATTCCGCTCAATCGGACACCAACTTAACCCAGTTGTAATGGTCGCCGACAAAGGCCTGAGCGAAGGCGTCATGGACGAACTCGAACGTGCACTTAGCGACCACGAGCTGATCAAAGTTCGCCTGCGCGCACCGCGTGACGTGCGCTCCGAGTGGCAACAAGGCTTGGTTGATCAAACCAAGGCCGAAATCGTTCAAAGCATTGGCCAGATCGTACTGCTTTATCGCCGCAACCCCAATGCCGATCCGCTGAAAAGCAACCTGCATCGCATTTCCTAA
- the ftsH gene encoding ATP-dependent zinc metalloprotease FtsH: MARNLILWMIIAGVLLTVFNNFSMEPQQRQLPYSDFVEEVNRDQVREVTISGYTISGTRANGETFETTRPAISDPRLIDDLLDHNVKVEGKQPEQQSVWTQLLVASFPILIILAVFMFFMRQMQGGGGGKGGPMSFGKSKARLLSEDQIKTTFMDVAGCDEAKEDVQELVEFLRDPGKFQKLGGRIPRGVLMAGPPGTGKTLLAKAIAGEAKVPFFTISGSDFVEMFVGVGASRVRDMFEQAKKQAPCIIFIDEIDAVGRQRGAGMGGGHDEREQTLNQLLVEMDGFDVNDGVIVIAATNRPDVLDSALLRPGRFDRQVTVGLPDIRGREQILKVHMRKTPISDEVNPAVIARGTPGFSGADLANLVNEASLFAARNDERMVSQKHFELAKDKIMMGAERKTMVMKESEKLNTAFHEAGHAIVGRLMPEHDPVYKVSIIPRGRALGVTMFLPEEDKYSHSKQALLSQVCSLFGGRVAEELTLGEMGVTTGASNDIERATKIARSMVTKWGLSETLGPLLYDDEDGDPFVGRSMGQPAKGVSGETARMIDAEVRRIIDECYTQARTLLVDNRDKLDLMAEALMEFETIDASQIDEIMQGHKPSPPRDWNPPSDDSSKGESETVSIDPAAPESDDGDASEPDSQPNS, encoded by the coding sequence ATGGCACGCAACCTGATACTTTGGATGATCATCGCTGGGGTGTTGTTGACAGTGTTCAACAACTTCAGCATGGAACCGCAGCAGCGACAGTTGCCGTATTCTGATTTTGTCGAGGAAGTGAACCGCGATCAGGTCCGTGAAGTGACCATTAGCGGTTACACCATCAGCGGCACCCGTGCCAACGGCGAAACATTCGAGACCACTCGGCCGGCCATCAGTGACCCGCGTTTGATCGACGATTTGTTGGATCACAACGTCAAAGTCGAGGGCAAGCAGCCGGAACAACAAAGCGTGTGGACGCAACTGCTGGTAGCCAGTTTTCCGATCCTGATTATTTTGGCCGTGTTCATGTTCTTCATGCGCCAGATGCAGGGCGGTGGTGGCGGCAAGGGTGGCCCGATGAGCTTTGGTAAATCCAAAGCCCGGTTGCTCAGCGAAGACCAAATTAAAACCACGTTCATGGACGTGGCCGGTTGCGATGAAGCCAAAGAAGACGTCCAGGAGCTGGTCGAGTTTTTGCGTGACCCCGGTAAATTTCAAAAGCTCGGCGGACGCATCCCCCGTGGCGTGCTGATGGCGGGGCCTCCTGGTACCGGTAAGACGCTGCTGGCGAAAGCCATTGCTGGCGAAGCGAAGGTGCCGTTCTTCACCATTTCCGGTTCGGACTTTGTGGAGATGTTTGTCGGTGTCGGCGCCTCGCGTGTGCGCGACATGTTTGAGCAGGCCAAAAAGCAGGCGCCGTGTATCATCTTTATTGATGAGATCGATGCGGTCGGCCGCCAACGTGGTGCGGGCATGGGCGGCGGTCACGACGAACGCGAGCAGACCTTGAACCAGTTGCTGGTCGAAATGGACGGTTTTGACGTCAACGACGGCGTGATTGTGATTGCCGCGACTAACCGTCCGGATGTTTTGGACTCGGCGCTGTTGCGGCCGGGGCGTTTCGATCGTCAGGTCACGGTTGGCCTGCCGGATATTCGCGGGCGCGAACAGATCCTGAAAGTCCACATGCGAAAAACTCCGATTTCGGACGAAGTTAACCCGGCGGTGATCGCCCGTGGTACGCCCGGATTTAGTGGCGCCGACTTGGCGAACTTAGTTAACGAGGCGTCGTTGTTTGCGGCCCGCAATGACGAGCGCATGGTCAGCCAAAAGCACTTCGAATTGGCCAAAGACAAAATCATGATGGGTGCCGAGCGCAAAACCATGGTGATGAAAGAGTCTGAAAAGTTGAACACGGCCTTTCACGAAGCCGGTCACGCGATCGTTGGCCGCTTGATGCCCGAGCATGACCCGGTTTACAAGGTATCGATTATTCCGCGCGGCCGGGCCTTGGGCGTGACTATGTTCTTGCCCGAAGAAGACAAGTACAGCCACAGCAAGCAGGCCTTGTTGTCCCAGGTGTGTTCGTTATTCGGCGGCCGCGTCGCCGAGGAACTGACACTGGGTGAAATGGGTGTTACCACCGGCGCCAGCAACGACATTGAACGGGCGACTAAAATTGCCCGATCGATGGTCACCAAGTGGGGCCTTTCCGAGACCTTGGGTCCGCTGTTGTACGATGACGAAGACGGCGACCCCTTTGTTGGCCGCAGCATGGGCCAACCGGCGAAAGGCGTATCGGGTGAAACCGCGCGCATGATTGACGCGGAAGTCCGCCGCATCATTGACGAGTGCTATACCCAGGCGCGTACATTGCTGGTTGATAACCGGGATAAGCTCGACCTGATGGCCGAGGCACTGATGGAATTTGAAACCATCGACGCGTCGCAAATTGATGAGATTATGCAAGGTCATAAGCCGTCGCCGCCGCGCGACTGGAATCCGCCGTCGGACGATTCATCCAAGGGTGAATCCGAAACCGTTAGCATCGACCCGGCGGCACCGGAGTCGGACGATGGTGACGCGTCCGAGCCGGACAGCCAACCAAACAGCTAG
- a CDS encoding 2Fe-2S iron-sulfur cluster-binding protein yields MPTVKFEYGDETFEVTAEIGESVMMAAARNRVPGIDADCGGGCSCATCHVYAPDGAALPAPSDMEKDMLDFADALTDASRLSCQIVVTPSMDGVTYVIPKL; encoded by the coding sequence ATGCCCACAGTAAAATTTGAATACGGTGACGAGACCTTCGAGGTCACCGCTGAAATCGGCGAAAGCGTAATGATGGCGGCGGCGCGCAATCGCGTGCCCGGTATCGATGCGGATTGCGGGGGTGGCTGCAGTTGCGCAACCTGCCACGTCTACGCACCGGACGGAGCGGCCTTGCCAGCCCCCAGCGACATGGAAAAAGACATGCTTGATTTTGCCGATGCGTTGACGGATGCCAGTCGCCTGAGTTGCCAAATTGTCGTGACACCCTCCATGGACGGTGTCACCTACGTGATCCCCAAGCTCTAA
- a CDS encoding pirin family protein: MRRQLVKKVTGMPTSDGAGVQLKRVIGQPAMPDLDPFMLLDDFRNNDPKAYGAGFPPHPHRGFETVTYMLEGKMEHHDSAGNKGLLRDGGVQWMTAGSGVLHSEMPKQTDGRLWGFQLWVNLPGRLKMVKPAYQDIQSGDIPEVQAKGFSVRVIAGQFGEQQGAAKTLTDVSYLDVHIQGGQRAPIDLPANQNAIVFVYDGQAKVSTDESPPEVIGDGEAAILQGDGPIYLYARNDARMLVIAGAPLNEPVARHGPFVMNTHEELVQAVDDYNAGTLAPNQWAFLERQ; encoded by the coding sequence ATGCGGCGACAGCTAGTCAAGAAAGTTACCGGGATGCCCACCAGCGATGGGGCAGGGGTGCAACTCAAGCGTGTTATCGGCCAGCCGGCGATGCCCGATTTGGATCCGTTTATGTTGCTGGACGACTTTCGCAATAACGATCCTAAGGCCTATGGTGCGGGCTTTCCGCCGCACCCGCACCGCGGCTTTGAAACCGTGACCTACATGCTGGAAGGAAAAATGGAGCACCACGACTCGGCTGGCAACAAGGGTTTGCTACGAGACGGTGGCGTCCAGTGGATGACCGCAGGTTCCGGGGTTTTGCATTCCGAGATGCCGAAACAAACCGACGGTCGGCTGTGGGGTTTTCAACTCTGGGTCAACTTACCCGGCCGCCTTAAAATGGTTAAGCCTGCCTACCAAGACATCCAGAGCGGAGATATCCCCGAGGTTCAGGCCAAGGGTTTTAGTGTGCGTGTTATTGCCGGGCAGTTCGGTGAACAGCAAGGTGCCGCCAAAACGCTGACCGATGTCAGCTACCTTGATGTGCATATTCAAGGCGGGCAGCGCGCCCCGATCGACTTGCCGGCGAATCAAAACGCCATCGTCTTTGTGTATGACGGTCAAGCCAAGGTCTCGACTGACGAGTCCCCTCCCGAGGTGATCGGCGACGGCGAGGCGGCGATACTGCAGGGCGACGGTCCGATCTACCTGTATGCCCGCAATGATGCGCGCATGCTGGTGATTGCGGGCGCGCCGCTGAACGAGCCGGTGGCGCGTCACGGGCCCTTTGTGATGAACACCCACGAAGAGTTAGTGCAGGCGGTCGACGACTACAACGCAGGCACGCTTGCGCCCAATCAATGGGCCTTTTTAGAACGCCAATAA
- the greA gene encoding transcription elongation factor GreA, which yields MNKVPMTVAGEQSLRAELTDLKSVQRPAVIASIAEAREHGDLKENAEYHAAREQQGFIEGRIQELEGKLSNCVVIDVTTVENTGKVIFGTTVGLLNVDTETQVTYRIVGEDEADVKKGLLSVQSPIARALIGKVEGDEVAIDTPGGTVTFEIESVEHI from the coding sequence ATGAACAAAGTGCCAATGACTGTGGCGGGCGAGCAAAGCCTACGTGCCGAATTAACGGACCTGAAATCGGTTCAGCGCCCCGCAGTCATCGCGTCGATCGCTGAAGCCCGAGAGCACGGCGATCTTAAAGAGAATGCTGAATACCATGCGGCGCGTGAGCAGCAAGGTTTCATTGAGGGCCGTATTCAGGAGTTGGAGGGCAAGCTGTCCAACTGTGTGGTGATTGATGTCACTACGGTCGAAAACACTGGCAAGGTTATTTTTGGAACGACGGTGGGGCTGCTGAACGTCGACACCGAGACTCAGGTGACCTACCGCATTGTCGGCGAAGATGAGGCGGACGTTAAGAAGGGTTTATTGAGCGTTCAGTCACCCATTGCGCGTGCTTTGATTGGCAAGGTCGAGGGCGACGAAGTTGCCATCGACACGCCCGGCGGCACCGTGACCTTTGAGATTGAGTCCGTCGAGCATATCTAG
- a CDS encoding 3-hydroxybutyrate dehydrogenase produces the protein MSQQTVLITGAGSGIGQGIAQYLAEHGFDIVATDLQLDSAQATADAITASGGRARAFAMDVTSEAQTQAVFDQVGPVHGLINNAGVQHIDPIEDFPKDRWAQLIQIMLVGPAITTGVAVKRMRSQGYGRIINLGSIHGLIASPYKSAYISAKHGLLGLSKTVALETADTDITINTVCPAYVKTPLVEKQIADQARTRGISAQEVVEQVMLKPMPKKAFISFEELGGTCAYLMSPAARNMTGQALVLDGGWTCT, from the coding sequence ATGTCCCAACAAACTGTTTTAATCACGGGTGCCGGCAGCGGCATCGGCCAGGGCATTGCCCAATACTTGGCCGAGCACGGCTTTGACATTGTCGCGACTGACTTGCAACTAGACAGCGCCCAAGCCACCGCCGACGCTATTACCGCCTCGGGCGGCCGTGCGCGAGCCTTTGCCATGGACGTGACAAGCGAAGCACAAACCCAGGCGGTGTTTGACCAAGTCGGCCCAGTCCACGGTCTTATTAACAACGCCGGGGTCCAACACATCGACCCCATCGAAGACTTCCCCAAAGACCGTTGGGCGCAGTTGATTCAAATTATGTTGGTGGGGCCGGCGATTACCACCGGGGTCGCCGTTAAGCGCATGCGCAGCCAGGGCTACGGCCGCATTATCAACCTCGGCAGCATCCACGGCCTGATCGCCAGCCCCTATAAAAGCGCCTACATCAGCGCTAAACATGGCTTATTAGGACTAAGTAAAACCGTGGCACTTGAAACCGCCGATACTGACATCACCATCAATACCGTCTGTCCGGCCTACGTGAAAACGCCTCTGGTCGAAAAACAGATTGCGGACCAAGCCCGCACGCGCGGGATATCCGCCCAAGAAGTCGTCGAGCAGGTCATGCTCAAACCGATGCCGAAAAAAGCCTTTATCAGCTTTGAGGAACTCGGTGGGACCTGTGCTTATCTAATGAGCCCGGCTGCGCGAAATATGACCGGCCAAGCCTTGGTGTTGGACGGCGGCTGGACCTGTACCTAA